TtcattaatgttatattgttttgtctatatggtacctacttttaacattaacatacaaattaaacacTGTTTGATGATCTCAAAAgcttacattttaatgttttattaagcgtcagtgataatttttataagtatattaagtcCCTGTTCTGaattcataactcataaataatggaacatattatatttaaacattatgtcGATTATGACTTATGTACACCTGTTTGTAGGACGGCTCGCTATTGTTGTTGCTGCAGACGTCGCGACATATGCTCGTGGTGGAGCAAGGCCAACAGGTGGTGCAGGCGCAGTGGCAATGCTTCTAGGACCCAACGCACCCTTGGTGTTAGACAGAGGTTCCTAGATAAAACCATATAATTTTCTAGCAATcgtaacattgtttttttttttacattctctaaacttaataaaaattcagAATTGAGAGCTTCACACATGGCAGACACGTACGATTTTTACAAAGGAGACATGGGCACAAATTATCCAACAGTGGACGGAAAAGTGTCAATCCGGTGTTATTTTGATGCGCTTTACAACTGCTATTATCTGTACCGAAAGAGGTTTTTGAAGAAATTTGCTGACACCGACAACAGCGAATCCAATACTCCGAATAATACtagtacagtttttattttcaccCATTCTCTAAAGGCTGTGTAAACTCAAATTTACTGCTGTTACTTACCGATTGCAATTGATTTTGTTCACgtgtaaacataaaattttaTAGGCCCTAAGAGTGTATTGCAACACTTTGACGCCATCGTGTTTCATTCTCCTTACGGAAAACTCGTGAGGAAAGCATTTACCTGGTTAACGCTTCACGACGTCCAGTTAGACGCTAAATGTTATGAGAATGAATCCGATCTGTTGAAATATGTGTAAGCATTAAATGTGAgataaataaaaccatatttttgaatgggaacaatcaaaaatattgtacatcatTAATATCAGCTAcctagcttttttttttaattataaaaatatgtggttttttatgaatttttaaaagatatttgaAACAAATTGTGAACATTCTTAGCTGAGGAGTTATGATAACTTCAATATTGTCTCAATTTGGTAATACAAATACAGTAAAGATAAcccttttataattttgacatccctaaaattttagaacaaaacTAACCCAAGTAATTCAtaagataaaaacaaatttaattttaactttttataatttttattttttttaaatactgtcttaaaaaatgtttccaagttttttgaacatttatccaataatttaacaaaattgtttctgcaaaaagtatttttgaattcatcattaaaaaacactgtttttaataaaacaaaattgtaattgtatggTAAAGGTGCATAATTAACCTTCGATTgccattgaaataataatgtatgaaatATCATGAACTGTTAGAAACTCAGATATCAGTGTCAATATGTTATCCGAATTGGGTGTTATAAAGGACACagaaaaactgtttaaaaaactCACTGCGCCAACTCAAAAATTACCCAAAAATATTGGAAACATGTACACGGCATCTATATTTGGTGGGCTGATTTCTTACTTGCTTAGGTAATTATACACTACTAgggtttttattgttttttacaaatttagcATAAACCGGAGTAGCAATGTGTGTTGTAATTTAtgtgttaaataaattgaattacagTAAACCTACCAATGAAATGGCTGGGAAACGAATAGCAATGTTTTCATTTGGTTCTGGCATGTGTTcttcattttattcaattactataCGCCCAGGAGCAAAACTAGAAACCCTTATTGATTTATTGCAACATGTTCCTGTGATGTTAGAAAACAGACAGAGTACATCGACTgttgaatttgaaaatacaCTAACAAACCGGGAGTTGGCTTACAACAAaggtagtatattttttaaagttctaCATAgctatttcttattattttcatgaatatatctgaataatagtaatagttttGACTACagtctttaaattaaattattttaatttgtttgtagcACCTTTTGAACCTacttcaaatgttgacaatttGTTTCCCGACTCGTGGTACTTGACTCATATTGATAGTACCTTTAAACGATATTATGGACAAAAGAAATAACAAACTATGTTTAGAAGTACcagatatttttaatgattttatacaataagataaaaataaatgtcttatgtattaattattgattcaagaattttttttttttttcatcaattctTTTGACATTGTTAATGAGTTCTTGTATTTCATTGGCAgaatatttctgaaaaataattaatattttaacatttgaattgtaaatttaacatgtagaaaaatagtttttaagaatgaaatataaataaaaagtaatagacattaaaaaattacaaaataaactaattttgtttttattcttaggtattttaattttatattttgttctcagATATATTGACTTGATAAACTCAAAGATCATAAATTCTTAGTTCCTAGTGTAAAATATGAATggaaacatattaatttaatgcattaagaaacaaatttaaaaatgtaggcACTGTAATAGTTGCTATAAAAAACTAGAGAAGTCGCTCTGCCATTATTATAAACTCTGTTCCACAAGAGAACTCAAACCAACGTTTTTCTAGGCATACCAATGCgtctacctatttaaaaaatggttcCGCTATGAAAGGGTATCTCATAGAGATGTGCAGAAAAACTGATTTTGGTTTGTGTACTCTCGTGGACCAGAGTACAGTAAATTTTGAGTGTACTttgattttgataatatataattataatacaataagttcCAAGTCACTGTGAACACTGTTTACTCACTTCcactatgaatatttttaaatttatttatattacatttagaaatattttaagttgatctaatttttgacaaaaacatcacataatatatttataagtaatttttataatattatatcatttaatatgtagttttgttattacttattgactCGTGTTGTTATAGACGTACAGTAGAACAGTGTGATAGGTTCAtgatataaataacttaaaattagtcaaaatacattactatgcataaaaaaaataataatatatgtgatgACGAAAACTTTCAAGTCcttacagtaaatatttttgaattataagaaaataactataaccgttaaagaaaaaatcaaattcttATCAAAAAAGGAAAAagtccaaaatttaaatttatagtagtCTTATAGTTTAGTTAAATCCAGGATAATTGCTGCATATCTAACAAATgcatgctaatataaatattaataatgtaaataatgtgattttgtatgatttaatgaaaataatttttcttaacaCTAATGCATAGCTAAAAACAAAGATGGTTATgccttatgagttatgataagagttcaaattttgtagccatgtaaaactattaaaaagcacctaaattatttttaataaacccacaaaatgtgtatattagacaagtgttaattttgtttatttactatttgATATATGAGTATATAACAATACCTATACCAGGTAACAGTTAgtttaatattctaaattacaataattaaatgtataaaaatataatacaaaaaaagcgGATAAGTGGAAGGAGCTCTACAGTACAGTAAGTTTCAAGTGGGTGactaatggatgatgttaaattttaattcaatgatataatatcattgtatacgaaaaaaaagtTTCTGAGCGGAGACTGTTTGTCAGCCttgggtattttatattatatttatgttgttattattaatacggtagccggttaagttgaattgttattatttgtttactatttcatattggtatataataatatactttagtacccataatatttttaaaaaaaaaacacaaaactaaattcgtttttcttcatttaagtatctaattttgtcgaaatttaaacataaaatagctataaaaaaataacggtttttatattttttttggttaccgAATAACATACTTAcatggaactttgttttaaatttttaatccttagctataaaaagtTGAACactataaattttgtcaaaatttaaactttaaatgataataaaaaaaaacgtacatatgcatttttactattttttgtccgttattgtaacaatatatcaggagccttgtattcatttttcacactttttgacccaacaacaaacaacaatttattgacatttatagaaaaataaaaaaaaaatttaaatttgaaattcccCGAAAACCGCTCAAATCGAGTGAAGTTTTcatgtatctatagttatttgtttttaaattacaaccacATAAGAAAAACGCTACATAAGAAATCTAGTTATTAtgcaatcttgtaaaaatatgaactacaaacgctcataaaaattttatttgactttcttgtagacaaacttatgaggaatcttgtattacattttgaaatcttagattcaaaaagaaaattttttatgaaattctaactttttgtgatttttacgtattttgttaatatttgaactttaaatgcttataaaataaaattgtaactatagattttaaataatttttaaatgtcattgtaacaatatagtagaagccttgtattcaattttcaagctttattcccaacatataacattttattgacattcatagaataaaaaactaaaaaacttgaaactgaaaattttctttaacagttcaaaacaaatcaaaaaattgttATCCTGTATGGAAAATGCGAATATAAGCAACCTGTGAAAAtctacgattatttttttttagagtaataccaaaaaccaaaatcgattttgtcaaaaaccaattttgcttaaaaattcccggtttttcttaatttttattttgttttccatggcgttttaaaaaactattgggaattttaaattttgacctcctcattgcaccaactagattcactttcccaacaaacaagatactgttgatgAAAATCAAAGTAGTTTTACAGCCTCAAACGGTGAtgagtcataaaaaaaaaatttggtaaaaaacatatcattataaaattaatactttcattgctccgctcagaatataaaaataaatgttaagtgGGTAACGCTCTTCTGTAAATTAGATGTCTAGAAGTTacagtaatggatgtgttaaatttgaatttaatgatataaaatcattgtatacaaaaaacgattcagagCACAGGCGGTCAgacagcctataatattattaagtatattgtacgatattattgttattaaagtactttatattactattactatcttctaattttaatttaagaaattgcatttaaaaatgttattgtgtgtaaaaaatataatacaatttcgaGTAGGTACCCAGGAGccaggtataatatttttaaattacaacaaaactaCTAAAATCGTTAATCTTTGTTTAGATATATAATTttgccaatatttttttttagattttttggttacagtataaaCTACTAACTAACTACTACTTTGTTTTGAATTtacaatccttaactataaaaattgaacatttcatacattttcaactacaaaataatttgatacattttttcgaagtgtaaactttaaatgcttataaataaaaatcatgtctatgtatttttaatatttttaaactgttctTGTAACAATGTGTGAAagcattgtattacattttcaagctttttgacccaacaattaaatttatttatttttaaatagggtAACTTCTCAATGTTGAGAAACACTTGACAGTCGACACCTACTACACAGCAGAGCAACTTCCccagggttttttttttttacattttgtaaccTTATGTTTAGATTAATGGTTTGAATTTGTACCTGGgctcaattattttaaactacagtactatgaaaaatgattaaacTTGTGAGAGTctcaaatgtttatttgatttatattttgatattaaatttggtaatattatgatttataccacattaacattatttaataccatatataatgtattataaactcATTGaaattattggtatttataaaacAGTAGATAACTTACCGATTTCTTTGGTAATACGCTtggttttatttctttttttatcatattatcttCACAGGCaagttttttctgaaaaataattataaatcattatgaaGTCAGAAGTGATATGTAAACAAATGTTGTGTGATTTTgctaagaaaataaatttaattctagCATCTTCTATGTGTGCTATTTATTGTTAGTATTTAGCAATTTAAGTGAATGTTAGTCTGTGCTATGCATAGACAATAAAGAATAGATGGGACTGTCGAAATTATAAGATTGGACAGGAACTGCACATAAGAGCAGCATTGCGAGAATTATACCaacatatacagtatacagttaTATGTTCTGTCTCGATAACTATTGTGCATgcatactaatattaaatttacttctGGATACAGCTAAACCTTATTTATAAGGTCACATAATTTACTATCTCATGTTTAAATACAACAAAGAACTAGCCTACCCAATAACTaccattttcaaatacaatatcaaaataaaatatattaatatgtatctaactaatactaattaatcaataaaatataataatacatttacttGTCTAATAAGATCATCGGTCTTTAAATTGTGTCGTATAGTTCCCGTATCTTTATCAATGGAAAAAGTATTTGATAATGAGtaattttcattgatatttaataaaatattttctagtttTAATACATGATCTTctaatgattttagtttatcATAAATATCAATGTTACTTCGGCCatcacttttaatatttaagactGTTTCAATGTTTGATATTCTTTCTTGCACATCTGGGTTTAATCCAATAGAATTAGAATTACTTGATAAATTGTAGCTGTTTAAGCTAGCTGGATCCAAACCGCCATTATTCAGTGgtcctaaattattattcactttcgtctctgaaaaaataaaaataatttaatttataagtatcaaATAAAAAGGATATAAAAATGCTGTACTTTTAACAAAGCATTCAGATCCTTTCTGACGTTTAGCTTCTATTGTATTACATGTTCTAGAAGCACTAGAACAATTTCGGCTAGATATTGAGTTACAATACAATCTGGCATTTCTTTCTTGGTTTTCATCTCTCTTTCTCTTTAAGAAATTTTCAATCCTTCTGTTTACctatcgtaaaaatattatgtttttacattaacaaatatgatttttgaattgtttactgttataataaaacaaagttGTGTACTTGTGTGAATTTTAAACTTACCACAGCAATAggtttatatatttgaatttcatCAGAATCAAATGTTATTTCATTGCCTTTCTCCATAGTTTTCAATTCAGCAGGCTGTACATATAAATCCACACACTTGATGCATTTATGCGTTAGGTATATCCCTCAACTGTACACAGTTGCACTCATATGAGTATATCCATTATGCCTAGGGTAATCAACTAATTTAGggttatacaaaaaatatgcaTTCAGTTGATATgactaaaaagtaataatattattatgatcgtaCTTAAATCCTAGATGAAATTTACAACGTAATAAATTAAACGACAAATTACACTTTTATGGCAAAGTTatctgtattaaaaaatacacaattcaaatttttaatcataatttacatGCGCCAAATATCAATGCAGAGTTTCGAAATTTCCAAAGAAAATGTAGGAGGGTGAAGTTGGCCATTGATAAGAATGACGTGTACAATGGGTTGcctatacaaacatattttagtttaaaaatttaaacttataccGAATACACACCACATAGACTggcgtcgtatattataataaatcgtaataatactatcccaacaaaaacactccgtcatctccgtgtaaaaaaacgctaagaaaaaaaattataaatgctatAAAATGTGTGATATAAGGTGTAATCTAGGTAAGTGGTctaatgtgtaaaatgtatatattataagtaattaattcaaatataataaaaattggttatttatattaatttataatatgaattattttaactaaaattgatCCAAATTTAGATTACTTGACCGGAAGATTcagtctaaaaaaatatatatatatatatagccaagTACTAagtttatgtaataaataatgcagaccccattaaaataaataaatttgtttccGGCCAAGTAAACTAAATTTGGatcaattttagttaaaataattcatattataaattaatataaataaccaatttttattaaatttgaaataattatttgtatatacaatttacacattAGATCATTTACTTAGATTTCACCTTATATCACACattttatagcatttatatttatttttttttttacttagcatTTTTTTCCACGGAGTTGACGGAGTGTTTTATTGGGATAtcattagttaatataaattatcatatttaataatatactgtattaaaTACGTCTGTGGTAATTGTTTACCCCGTTTGTCCAACGacagattatttaatattatcatactatgtataatcaatgatgataggtaggtaagtacgtGACATTGTTGACACAATTCATACGGAAATAATCGAAATTCGTACGTTGTTTTCAGAATGATTTGCTGCAACAGGtccattaaaaaaatcatttcttCAAATTTGTCAATAgatgtttaaaatttacaatactaCCCTAGACTACGGTATTGTTTAcgttaaaatttcatttttacgtCATGGAATATTACGCAGTACAGATGGAAAGAGGTATACGGGTATGGTGGGTAATCGGAATAAAtccctataaaaaataatcctcaaagtacctacaataatttgataaataatataaaattataaaaattaaatcgtcaaataaataatgaaagttaataaattaatttattattacgctGTTTGTTTATACTTTGACGATAATGTGACTTTCTGAAAACTTcaaatgttattgacatttgctgatattatgatataatataaaggaatacactatatacatataacttattatatcgagtatcttataacttataagaagaCAATGTATTCactaactattatttaataatttaaaattgctaattgttgtttaatttatcaacaattcaaaatattgtatacacaatgATTCTAATCATTAGCGTAGTTAAGAAtgattgttttatacataccaTTATCCAttatgttgatataatattatataggtttatcagcaactattattataactttttttttcaattaattttgataatttttgaagtaatataatatatgtataatttattttattctttttttaaagcgtcaaatattattataataataaactagacCGTACATAATGACCTTACATTTTAACCCCTTTTTTTGAACGAATGGTGTTCGACCACTATATGCTTTTTACCCGAGTGCAGTTCGACCATTTCTTTTTAAGTAATATGTGCAATTCAACTATCCCGGACCCGGAAGAATTTATATTTGACTGAATTTAGGTTTTTACAGGTAGTAAAAAGTACCGGAGGATTTTACATGAAAAAAGGTTTAAAATGGTTGCAATCGGTGGAATTTACAATGCACTTTTGTTGCACAAGTAATGACCGTAGtcagaaaatgtaaaatacgcaTATGGACTATAGCCCCTGTGCGGTGAGCTCGTGGGCTACATGCTTACATAACATTAAActacttataaatgtaaaatattaattgattaatgattttgagtaataaagtttaatttgtaaacattgttttaaaaagaacaacaataatattattgtattgttattgttgttatttctcacattatacgttataaaatactattcagaatattatgtacatacatgAGCCGATAGTATGACAACGAGAGGGCGCTATTGGTACACGATGCCGCCGTATTTCGCCGCACGTCATTATTACACGTCGTAGGTAACATTCCCATCGACCGCGACGGTGGCGGCTATCTGCGTCCGCCGTTGTCGAATTTTCGTATGTAGAAACGTCGTTTGTTATAATTCCATCGCAACGATACTGATCGTATTGTATTCAAACGGTTATTTGCAAACTCGTACGTATTTTACAACTATTAAACATGAGAAAAAACAAAGTCGTGTAGAAATAGACAACGGAATACGCgtttttgaaaaagaatatttcgcGTATGCGTTCGTTTTTTATTGACGGTAGATAGCGCAATTGAGCTGTATCATTTGTCTGATGGTATATTCGACAATTAATCTATAAAATCATCTATTTCAATGCAATTATCATCGACCTGCGAGGTGCAACACATAAAATTAATGACGTATACGGCCAATTTTGAAGATGCGATTTTTCGAAAATCGATATTTTCGCTTTTCCGAACACGCTCAAATTTGAAACTGCAATCGTCTTAGAATTGTGTTTATCTTTAAGATACCTTAGTGATGTCTGTAGTGTATCGCTTCTCGGCCTATCGGCTAAGATCAAAGTGTAGTATCTGTTCTTATCAGCTTAACATCTGATACACCTTTCATTGAAAGGTTCAAatgttaaactaattttttcaaaactggtgGAGATTTTGGGGCTTGCTCCTGCTCCACCGCGGGTTGACCCGGTATTGCAGTACCACCGGGAACGGCCcacatattaaaaatgaacataAATTACACACCAATTGCATAGACGAGTGCCCGCACGCCGACTGCTCGGCCAAATTTCGCGCCAAGGTGTGGACGAGCGCGAAGCAATCCATCACCCGTCACCTCCGTGAGTTACACGCAGAGGCGGAGGATACGTCGGTGCGATGCGTCGGGTGCGGGATCGTTCTCGGCGTCCGGCCCGGGGCACACAAATGCCAGGTCCCGATTGAGGACGCTGCGGACACAGCGGACCGCTTCACGTGCACGGTGGCCGGCTGCCCCGAGTCTTTCCCCAGTAAGCAGGGACTGACCAACCATCTGCGCAACCACCGCCGTATCGACGCACTGGCCGCGGCCGCCGTGCCGCTCCCGGTCCCGGCGACGCGTCAACGGTTGCGCTCGGACCGAAACCCCCGCCCGGCGCGCGGAGGAGACGCTCGCGTTCCGGAGGCAGTGGACGTGCCAAGGACACCGGCTGGTACCAGACCGCCGGCAACAGGCGGTACGTCCCCACTGCCACCCACAACCAGTACTGAACCAAGGATACCGGCTGGTAACATACCGCCGGACACAGGCGGTTCAGTATCGACAGCGGGCGCCGCGTCAGGAGGTGCGCCAAGGACACCGGCTGGTGACAGACCGCCGGACACAGGCGGCGCACCCCTGTCACCGCTTCCCACGCTCTTGCCCGCCAGCACGAGGCGTGCGACACCGGTGAGGCCGCGCGGGGTCGGTGACAGACTGTCACTCCCGCTGCCGTCTCTACCTCCGCCACGTCGCGAATCGCCCAGGAACGAGGGCTACAATGTTGTGATTGCGAGCCCGGAGCTGTGGCGGCCGCGTATTCCTCCACCGACCTCGGATAGCGGCTCTGACTCGAGTGGGCTGGCCCCGGAGGACGATGACCTGTTGGACGTCCCCGTGCCCGAGCCCGACGCGGCCGCCGAGGTCCCCGACGATGGCGATCACATTCTGCAGCCCGACGACACCACACCCCTGCACGCGTTCCGCGAACGCTTCGCGGACTTTTCCAGAGGTCCGTGCACGGAGGAGGTGTGGTCGCGGTTCGTCGCCCTCGTCGACGAGATGACCGCCGAGGCCGCGGTCATCGTTAAACTGCCCGTCAGACCGGAGGGCAGGTCATCGGGCAACAGGACTGCGATCGACCCGACAGACGCCAAGGGAATCCAGTCGCTGTATAGGCGTAACAGGCGACGTGCTGTCCGGCTGATCCTGTCGGGTGAGGGGCAGTCGTGCGAGGTCCCCGTTCCGGCCGTTGAGGAACATTTTCAGAGGACCTGGGCACCCTCAGCATGCGACCCCAGCATCTATGCGAGGGTGGACGGCCGTGACCCGGTACCGATGGGCCCGTTCCAGTATGCCGATGTTTCAAAGCGTCTCGGCAAGTTCGAAAACACGGCACCTGGGGACGACGGGCTCACGTACCGGCACTGGAAGCGGCTGGACCCAGAGTGCACGGTCCTCACGGGGATCCTCAACACATGCCTCAGGTTCAAACGAGTGCCCCCAGCGTGGAAGAAAGCCGTCACAATCCTGATCTACAAGAAGGGGGCGAAGGAGGATTTAACCAACTGGCGGCCGATCTCGCTGAGCCGCACGCTGTACAAGCTCTACGTGGGATGTGTCGCCGGACGGCTGACGGAGTGGCTGGTGGCCAACAACGTCCTGAGCCCGTGCCAGAAGGGGTTTCTCCCGGCGGATGGCGCATTTGAGCACGTCCACACCCTCAATCGTGTACTCGAGAAGGCCAGGACACACGCGGCGGACAAGTGCGTGGCCTGGCTGGACGTGTCAAATGCGTTCGGGGCGATACCACACCCCGCGCTCGAGGCAGCGATCCAGGCCAGTGGAGCTGGAGAGGATCTCCTTCTGGCAGTGCGGGACATCTACTCCGGGGCCACGTCCTCAGTCAGTGTGGCCGGTGGGATGACGGGCGACATCCCGGTGCGCTCGGGCATTAAGCAGGGGTGCCCGCTTAGTGGCCTACTCTTTATCATGGCCATAGACCCGGTGGTGGCACGCCTGCAAGGCGCGTCGGCCGATCATCGGGTACTGGCGTTCGCGGACGACCTGTGCTTGATCGCCGACAGCCCGGGAGACCTCCAGTCGGCCATCGACGCCGCGCGCGTCGGACTCGGTATGATCGGCCTCAAACTCAATGCCAACAAGTGTGCCTCCCTGCACCTGTCCGGTAAGCGGCCCGTCGGTGTTCGGGACACCCAAT
This genomic window from Metopolophium dirhodum isolate CAU chromosome 1, ASM1992520v1, whole genome shotgun sequence contains:
- the LOC132933893 gene encoding hydroxymethylglutaryl-CoA synthase 1-like translates to MDNTQGKWPDHVGILALEIVVPSTYVNQTDLEVHDGVSKGKYTIGLGQERMAFCSDREDVVSLCLTAVSLLMQRTRTSYSNIGRLEVGTETPVDKSKSIKSMLMRLFDNCNNVEGVDSTNACYGGTAALFNSIAWLESSAWDGRLAIVVAADVATYARGGARPTGGAGAVAMLLGPNAPLVLDRELRASHMADTYDFYKGDMGTNYPTVDGKVSIRCYFDALYNCYYLYRKRFLKKFADTDNSESNTPNNTSPKSVLQHFDAIVFHSPYGKLVRKAFTWLTLHDVQLDAKCYENESDLLKYVNSDISVNMLSELGVIKDTEKLFKKLTAPTQKLPKNIGNMYTASIFGGLISYLLSKPTNEMAGKRIAMFSFGSGMCSSFYSITIRPGAKLETLIDLLQHVPVMLENRQSTSTVEFENTLTNRELAYNKAPFEPTSNVDNLFPDSWYLTHIDSTFKRYYGQKK
- the LOC132933896 gene encoding MAP3K12-binding inhibitory protein 1-like isoform X1; the protein is MEKGNEITFDSDEIQIYKPIAVVNRRIENFLKRKRDENQERNARLYCNSISSRNCSSASRTCNTIEAKRQKGSECFVKKTKVNNNLGPLNNGGLDPASLNSYNLSSNSNSIGLNPDVQERISNIETVLNIKSDGRSNIDIYDKLKSLEDHVLKLENILLNINENYSLSNTFSIDKDTGTIRHNLKTDDLIRQVNKKLACEDNMIKKEIKPSVLPKKSKYSANEIQELINNVKRIDEKKKKFLNQ
- the LOC132933896 gene encoding MAP3K12-binding inhibitory protein 1-like isoform X2, yielding MEKGNEITFDSDEIQIYKPIAVVNRRIENFLKRKRDENQERNARLYCNSISSRNCSSASRTCNTIEAKRQKGSECFVKKTKVNNNLGPLNNGGLDPASLNSYNLSSNSNSIGLNPDVQERISNIETVLNIKSDGRSNIDIYDKLKSLEDHVLKLENILLNINENYSLSNTFSIDKDTGTIRHNLKTDDLIRQKKLACEDNMIKKEIKPSVLPKKSKYSANEIQELINNVKRIDEKKKKFLNQ
- the LOC132941032 gene encoding uncharacterized protein LOC132941032, which gives rise to MCDIRCNLDECPHADCSAKFRAKVWTSAKQSITRHLRELHAEAEDTSVRCVGCGIVLGVRPGAHKCQVPIEDAADTADRFTCTVAGCPESFPSKQGLTNHLRNHRRIDALAAAAVPLPVPATRQRLRSDRNPRPARGGDARVPEAVDVPRTPAGTRPPATGGTSPLPPTTSTEPRIPAGNIPPDTGGSVSTAGAASGGAPRTPAGDRPPDTGGAPLSPLPTLLPASTRRATPVRPRGVGDRLSLPLPSLPPPRRESPRNEGYNVVIASPELWRPRIPPPTSDSGSDSSGLAPEDDDLLDVPVPEPDAAAEVPDDGDHILQPDDTTPLHAFRERFADFSRGPCTEEVWSRFVALVDEMTAEAAVIVKLPVRPEGRSSGNRTAIDPTDAKGIQSLYRRNRRRAVRLILSGEGQSCEVPVPAVEEHFQRTWAPSACDPSIYARVDGRDPVPMGPFQYADVSKRLGKFENTAPGDDGLTYRHWKRLDPECTVLTGILNTCLRFKRVPPAWKKAVTILIYKKGAKEDLTNWRPISLSRTLYKLYVGCVAGRLTEWLVANNVLSPCQKGFLPADGAFEHVHTLNRVLEKARTHAADKCVAWLDVSNAFGAIPHPALEAAIQASGAGEDLLLAVRDIYSGATSSVSVAGGMTGDIPVRSGIKQGCPLSGLLFIMAIDPVVARLQGASADHRVLAFADDLCLIADSPGDLQSAIDAARVGLGMIGLKLNANKCASLHLSGKRPVGVRDTQFRLLDSPLRPLVEGEAATFLGAQVGFNIVPPLSTLAEITEIGLKISRSKLAPWQRIDALKTFFYPSTVHLQRMGTFPKGDWARVDKKSYNVLSPCQKGFLPADGAFEHVHTLNRVLEKARTHAVDKCVAWLDVSNAFGAIPHPALEAAIQASGAGEDLLLAVRDIYSGATSSVSVAGGMTGDIPVRSGIKQGCPLSGLLFIMAIDPVVARLQGASADHRVLAFADDLCLVEVLEVRRLAFCPSH